AATGAAGCCCAAAGACTCGTTGAACACGCCATTGATTCCGGTATCAACTTCATCGATTGTGCCAACATCTATGGTCTTATGGACGATCGCGCCAACATCGGTCGTTCTGAGGAGGTGCTCGGTAAAGCGATTCAGGGCAAACGCGATGACGTTGTGATTACGTCGAAGGTGTTCAGTCAGATCGGTCCAGGTCCGAACGATCAGGGGTTGTCGAGATACCATATCATGCGGGAGGTAGAACGTTCCTTGAAACGGATCAACACCGATCATATTGATATCTACCTCATCCATGCCCCTGATGAAACGACACCACAAGAGGAGACTGTCCGCGCCATGGATGATCTGGTGCGTTCAGGCAAGGTTCGCTATATCGGATGTTGTAACCATCAAGCGTGGCAGGCGTGCAAGGCACTCTGGATCGCCGATCGGATTAACGCAACGCCTTATATGTGTCTTCAGAACATGTATAACCTGCTGAATCGGGATATGGAAACCGAGTTGTTCGGTTTAGTCCGTGAGGAAGGCTTGGGCGTTATGTGTTATAGTCCGTTAGCAGTGGGTTTGTTGAGTGGTGTTTACGCACCGGGTGAACCGCCTCCGGCTGGCACGTTGTGGGGGACACGTTTGCGTGAGGAATTTGCGCAGCGGATGAGTGGTGAGACCGGACGGGTGATCCTAACCCTTAAGCGACTCGCAGCGGAGTTGGGAAAAACGCCCGCGCAATTGGCTGTGGCGTGGGTACTATCCCATCCAGAGGTTACCGTCGCAATCAGTGGTAGCGATACGATTGAGCAGCTTGACGATACACTTGGCGGTGTCGGTTGGGAACTTGATCCGTCGGTTCGGGAGGAGTTAGACGAGGTATCTCGTTCGTTTGTGCGTCTCATCGCACCGCCGGCATAATGGCTGTTGGCGTTCAATCTTTGTAGGTTGGGTTGAACGGAAATTAACTAAAGATCGCTTGTAGAGATATGCCCTAAGATTCACTCAGGAACCAAAATCTCCGAAATACGAGTGAAACCCAACACTTTTTATCTCTGGAGGGTTGTTTGCTGGGTTTCGCTATATTCTATCTACACGAAGGAGTAATGGGAAATAGGATTCTTCCGATAAGCATAGTAAATCTGCTGCATTGACCGCTCAACCCAACCTACACATTTATAAAGAATAAACAAAAGAGGCGGATCCGAAGATCCGCCTCTATATTTTATGCCATTAGGATACGGTTTGGTATTGTTCCCACGCTTCGCCTGCAGCAGCGGCTTGACGTTCCAGTTCGGTTCGCCATCCAACCACTTCACCGGCTTTAATGCGTTGGATGTCAAAGCCTGCGTAGCGATCTTCGAGCCTGTCGCCGAGTTTCAGGTTTGCTGCCCAGCGATCCCATGCCGTTTTCATCCATTCGTGTGGGAGTGCCTCACGGACGGCGGGATCGAGTTGCCATGCGAATCGGGCATCGGCGACTTTCGGCTCCTCATCGGACGGACCGCCCCACTTCGACCAACCGATGGAAAGCGTATTGCGTTCACGCTCAGGCACGGTCTGTCCGGTATGGATGGTCACGCCGTTACGGATGAGTGCCTCGCCTGCCTTGAGTCGAATCGCGACCTGTCCAGGGAGCGGATCTGTCCCGTTCCAACTCGGTGTGTAGGGAACTCCCTGATCCTTCATGGATTGTGGGAGTAGCACGTCGTGTTCAAGCGGAGTACGCCAGCGACTGTGACTGCCCTGAACGAGTTCATGACATTCGTCGTCCGCGAGTGCCAAAAACATACCTACACCGTTCCGTTCGGTAATTCGCTTCTCATTCTCTTCCTGAATTTCTTTCCAGCGGATCCGTTCTACCGCCTCGGAATAGGCTTCGGGACCTTCTTGGCGACTTTCTTGTGAGAAGTAACTCTCTCCAGTGCCCCACCAAGTTGTGTCTCTGTGCCATCCGAGTCTATTCTCTTTTTTCCGGGGATTGCACCACAGGAGTATGTTCGTCATGACGAGGTCTTCAGGCTCCGCGCCACACCACGACTTGACGAACCCGGTGAAATCTGGCGATCCGTAAAATTCAGTGAAAGCGGGTTCTTTAAATGCTGGATGGATGATGCCTCGGATTGCCCACGGTTCGTTCTCGCCTGCCCGGTGAACGTATCCCTTTGAGCAGTCGATAATATCATAGCCGTTCTCTGGCGCGCAGGCTTGTGTAACCCGTCTGCCAGCCTCTCGGAGGATCGGAATCCACGGATTGTCGACAAAGTCATTGATGATAACAAAACCGTGTTCCCTTAAATGTGCCAATCTTTCAGGTGTCGCACCTGGAGCCGAAAGTTCAGGTTTGAAATCCGCAAACGCAGGCGCGCGGTAAACTTCTTTCGCAGGGGATTGATTGTTACTCATTAGCTGCCTCCTTTAAACCTTATGAAAAAGTGGTCGAAACTTGGCATTGTATTGTGACATTCTCTCGCAAATTTGTCAAGGATTACGATGTTTCATTGTGATTATCAGTCATTGGATTTATGGTTTTCAGTTTGCCTCGCAGTGAGAGTTAAGAGGTTTTCGTTTAAAGATACCCTCTTAACTGATAACCGATAACTGAAAGGATTTTCGGAGAAAATCCGAACCGACAACTATTAATGCATTTCAACCGAAAGGACATAACTCAGGATTGTCACCAGAAGCCATGTAGCGACCAGAACGATCCCGAACGGACGTTTCAATTGATCGCCCGATACGAAGATTCCACACCGGAAGACAATCAGGATAAACAGCATCGCTGGGAACAGGAACTGGAAGAATTGACCGTCTGCCTGCAAACCGCCTTGCGTTGCCGAAGCGGAGACGCCAGCGACAAAGAGCACATTGAGAATATCGGCACCGATGATGTTGCCGACCGCCAATTCGCCGTGTCCGCGTCTGACTGCCGTTATTGCCGTCACCAGTTCCGGGAGCGATGTGCCGAACGCAACGAGTGTCGCGGAAATAATGTGTTTCGGGACCCCTATCCGCTCCGCCATGACGCTCACGGTCGGAATCAGAAGCTGCGCGGAGACGACGATGATCGCAATTGACCCGATGAGTTTAAGAAGCGTTCCGACACCACTTGCTTCCTCTGCCTCCGTTTCTTCTCCAATCTCAGGATTCGCGCCTGCTGCACTTGCCCACCGGATGGATTGATAGATGTATAACGCCAAGAGTATAACGAAGACGACACCGACGAGTTGTGGTAAAATGCCACCTTGCGTGAAGACTTTCGCTGGGGAGGTCCACGGGAAACAGCCAAGCACAAGCAGGATACCGGCACCGACTTGGACGTTTGACAGCCGTGAAGCCAATTGGCGATTGAGGGGGAGGGGCGCGATGAGGGATGCCAATCCGAGAATGAGTCCCGTATCGCAAATGATTGAACCGACTGCGTTGCCGAGCGCAAGCCCCGGTTTTCCTTGTATTGCCGAGAGCACAGAGACTGCCGCCTCTGGAGTTGTGGTGCCGATACTCACGATCGTCGCACCGATGACCGCTTTGCCCAGACCCCATCGGGTTGATAGGATGACGGCTTCATCGACGAGCCAATCTGCACCTTTGCCGAGTGTGTAAAGTGTTACCGCTATTATCGCAAAAAGAGCCAGGCTGGGTAACCCGTTAGCAAGTTCTGTAATCCATTGTTCCATTAACTTTACCTTTCCGGGAGATATAGGATGTTGATTTCCAGAGAATAGATTAACATATACCTTTGGTGAAGTCAATTAGTTTTCAGGGGTGTGTGAATATTTTGGCAGCGTCCCCATATCTGAAATCCTGCCCAGATCCTCTTCCGCAATAGGGATATTAAACACGGCGCGATGGACTTGCATCACTGCTTTTCTGAGTGTCGGCAGCGGCTGTTGATTCTCATCGGTGGTGCTAAATGATACTTCTCTAATAACAGTTTTTGGGAACCAGATATCCGGCGCAAATTTCTCGATTTGGTATGTATAGCGGGTGAGGGTGTACTCTGTTTCAAGCGGTATGGGTTTCAGTCGTTCCCCAGGGGCTTCGTCGGGTGCTACGCCTAATACACTTCTGTTGTGCATGCGCACGCGAGTCGGACGGTAATCTTTTTCTGCATCCAACCAGATTTCAATATCACTGTCGGCAGGTCCGCTCCTGCGCCCAGTCAGGAGATAGTGCGCGGAGTTTTCCACGTTAACCTGTTGGACATCCGTCGGTTTGAAGAAGCGAAACAGGTCTGTGAGTCTCAGATTCCAAAGGGGCCAACTCCACCAATGTGGGTCGAAGTGCGGTTTAAAATAGCGTGCGGACATCTTCTGGGGTCGATACTTTTTCCATTCGGTCCCGACCTTTTCCCAGATATGCAGTATATTGCGCAGTATCCGATATTGATGATGGGTTTCTTGCCAGTCTTCGAGGGATTGTCCGTGGAACGACATCTTATAACGCGCTTTGACCTCGTAATTTCGACGATCTCCGTCAAATTTGTAGGTGATGTGCCAGTATCCTGTCTCTTCGTATTGATGTCCATTTTCCACATACGTCACCGCATTTGCGGGTAATTGTTTATCTGTCGCTTGGCTCAGTGTGATGGAGAATTCGATGATTCCGCTTTTGAGTTTCGCGTCGTAGGTTTCTGTGCCGGTCATTATATGCGCCAGCAGTTGCCTTGCTTCCGCAGGTAGCACATACAATGGCTTTAGGATCTGTCCGTTCCAAAGTTCCAAAAAGCGGTCGCGGGGGATAACAGTCGCTGCGCCGTGTATGGCGTTTTGGGGCGTTCCGAAGATACGTACCCATTTCTCGGTAGCTTCCTCAACGACAATGAAATACCCCAATGTAATAGCGTTGGCACTTAGGTGTTCATCATCAAACGGCATTTTCAACGGAACGATAGCCGGTGTTTCAAGTAATTGTAGATGCGTATAGTTGAGACGCTGTTCCAGTAATTCAAGTCCGATCTCCCTTGCCGTATTAATAAGTATCACAGAGTTGGGAGTTCTTTGTCCGTTGGCTTCTTGGAAGAAGACATTTTTGACGTGTGCCCGCGATACCTCAATGCCTAAACTGTTCGCAAGGTGGTGAAGGCTGGTGACAGCAGAAGTCTGGTTGCTACCAAAAAGTCGGTGCTCTGGTGCTGCGGAGGCAGAAGAGGATAGAAGCAAGGTGATAAGGAGAAAGCAAGCGAACTGTTTCATGATATGTGATTATAATGGAAGGGACGGAGGTAGCCCCGAAATCTTTTTATTCCATCTCTAAAAGTTTATATCGCATTATCCTCGCCGTTCCCCCAGACCCGGTAGGTGCGGTTTTGCAGTGTACTCGTCCCAGTTCATGCCACACGGAGAACCTGAATACCGTTGATTCATGCGATCTGCATTCCTAACCGCACTATACATGTCAATTTTAGAAAAAGGAAACTTTGGTTCCCAGACCGGTAGGTGCGGTTTCCTAACCGCACCGAGTTTGGTGTAAAATTAATTACAGAATCCACTATAAGAGAAATCATCAATCAGAATTGGTATGAGTTGTGTATTTCCACAATTAGTGAGAGCATAGCATGTATTGAAAAAAAAGTGAAGATTGGTGTTTCCCGCAGGTGCATCGGGCGCAAACGCACCCACCGCTGCTGGCGAGGTATCATGGAGATTAATTTTTTACGTTGGGAATTCCCCTATCCTCACGAGATGGGTATAATCCCTGCTGGCGAGGTTTCCCAACCTAATACTATAGTTTGGACAATTTCTGTCGGATTCGTGCCCAGTTTTCAAAGCATTTCTGATTTTTCTCAACGTTTCTTACACAAACGCAATTCGCAGAAAAATAAACTCTGATGAACTAAAGGGCAGCCCCAGAGGGGCGAAAGGTGTATAGAAACGCCATATCTGCCAAGCCATAAGCCCCAGAGGGGCGAAAGGTGTATCTTTAAAAAACGTTTGACTTTGTCAGAAATTCAGATATAATAACCCGTGTGCTACCTAATACGTTTTGGGTGTTTAACACAGATTTTTTAGGAAAAGAAACTCTTTACACCCCGTATGGAGTGTAATAAAATATTTGGGTAATTCCATGTTCCACCAGACCCGGTAGGTGCGGTTTTGTGGCGTACTCGCCCCGCCGAGTGCCACACGCGCACTCCGCACCGGGCATCGGTAAAAATTACCCGATTAAATTCTTAATCTTCATTAGGGGTGCTATGTGAATGAGAAACTGGCAACTTGGGTTATAAGAATAGGACTTACGCACTTCCCCGGTAGGGTCTTTCACCTAACCGCACCGAATCCTGTGAAAATAGGTGAAATTTGGTCATTTTGCGTAAGTCCTAAAGAACAAAACTTTCAGGAGGCTCATGATGATAACGTTAAAGCGAACTTTGGTATTCAGTTTCGGACTCCTGTTTTTAGGAGTCAATGCGTTTGGTAACGTGTGGTACAGTGAGAATTTTGACGACTTCAAAGAGGGTGACATCGTTGGGCAAGATGACTGGAAAACAGCAATGAACCAAAAAACTTGCCAAATTGGTAGCGAGGTGAAGCGCGGTGACACAGGCAAAAGCATTCTGATTACAGAAAACACAATGGTCACCAGAAGTTTCGATGGAACTCATGATGGAATTCAGTACACGTCATTATTCACGCGACGGGAAAAAGGCGCAGGCACCATGCTGTTTTATATCGGTGGAGATGCCATTAAGTGGGGCGGGGCTGCCGTGTTTAATATTTCGACGGATGCCGCTATCAACGCACTCGATGGCAATGCCGGGCAAAAGGTAACGGATGCGAAATTCGGTGAATGGCATCATTTCCGCATCGTGCTCGACTTTAAAAAGAAAACCTATGACTTTTACGTCGATGACGAACAAGTCGTCGATGATTTCGGTTTTAGAGGCGAAGGGGGCAAAGGCGGCGTGAATCCGAGTCTCAGCTGGATCTTCTTCGGTTGGGATCACCCCACTGAGCTGACTGCTTATATTGATGACATTGAAATGGGAGACGGTGAGGGCGAAACGGCTGGCAAACCGCAAGCGGTTTCTGCTTTAGACAAACTCACGACCACTTGGGGAAGTATCAAGCAGCGATTGTAGTATATGTTCATGCGATGGTCAAAGTCTGTCAGTTAACGGTTCTGGTTTAGTAGTAAAACGTATACGTCGGTCTGTCAAGGAGAATGCTTAAGATATTCCAGAAACTCCCCATGGTAAAGTCACCGAGTGCCAAGCCGAGAAAGAGCGGGACTGTTTTCCGATAGAGACCGAGTCCGCCGTATTTTAGCACACTCCATTTGGCGACGGTGCTGATGATAAACGCTGCCCAGAAAAGGTGGAGATGGAAGGATACGCCGTAACCGAGGGGATGAATCGGCCACCAGAACAACCGACTGCGAACCGCTGAGAGTAGAAGCGTCGCAGAGAAACCGATTGTTATCGCGGTAATGTGTCCGCTATTTGCATCTTGCGGTGCGGTGAGCCACCCCTCAAGGAAGCGATACGCCCGTCCGCCAAAGCTATTAATCTGTCCACCGACCTTTCCTGAATTAACGCCGAGTTCAAAGAAGGTATCTACCAGCATAAGGATGCACAACGGCATTGCGATGAGGATCAACGTAAGCATCAGACGGGATAATCCTTTTACGTCGAGGTTGCCGCGCTCGGCGAGTTTAAACGCTTCGAGTTGGTGCGGCATCGGATGGCTCCGATTGTCTCTATTGAACCAGAAAAAGAGCGCGAACCACGTCAGATTGCGTGCCCCAATCCGACGCGTGCCGAGCGTGCTCACGAGGCTATGGTGTGGTCCGATAAAGGTTGTTGAGTGAATCGGAAAACCGATTTGTGCTCGAATACGGGTCAACGGCATCGCGATTGTCGCAAAATGTGCCGCAAAAAATAAAATCGCGATCCACAGTGCCATGCCTCCACGCACCGCGAATCCGATGATGAATATCCCACCGAAGACGATCCCTAAAAACGCCGTTCGATAACGCATCGGTTCTTTCGAGTCCGCTGTTGTTCTTTGGGAAAACGCTGTGCGAAATGCCCGCCAGATCTGTCTGCGCGTGCTCCACAGCGCAACCGCACAGATGCCGATATACGCGCCGATGTTCTGCTCATACGGATAAGGAAAGCCGGGGATGTTCTCCAATCCGGTGAGGATGGTGATGAAGTATTGCACTTTATAAAGAAAGAAAAAGAGTAGACACGATGTCAGCAATTCGAAGGGCATCAGGAAGCCGAGTCCAACAGCGAACGGATACACAATAATTGCGTTCCCACCCTGAAGAAAGGCTGTCCACGGCTTTTCAGTGAATAAGGCGTTGAGAGGGATGTGTTTATTCGGAAACGACGGAATTGAAGGAAAAAAGATGTTCAGCCCATTGAGGAGACTGATGATTGCCGCAATGCCGAACCCCCACCACATGGCTCGGTTCCGCAGGAATCGGCTTGTATTGTAGGCGAGTTGATACGGGAGCTCGACAATCGGATACACGAGGCGTTCCTGTTCCGTCCACTGCTTGCGGATGATGACATTGATACACTGCATCACGAAAATAAGCGCGAAGGTGAAGACGCACCACCAGAAGGTCGGGATCAGCCATTTCATTATGTAATGGGTTTCAAAAAAGGGTTCATCACCGAGATAGAACGCACGGAGCACGCTCGCATCGTTGATTGTCAGCCAGTCCGGTAGATAGTCCCAGAACAACTCGCGCCATTCGTTTTCAGGTGTGCCGAAATAGAAGGCGTGAACGATAATTGAGACGAGCGGAAGGAACATGTCGTAGGACATGAACAGCAGGGTCATTGACATCAGGATATAGAGCGTGATTAGTTCACCACCTGTCAGTGCGTGCTTCGCCGCATATTTTTTGACGCCGATGTTGAAAGCGGCAATGATCAGCAGTGTGAAGACAACACTGTAGAAAGGTGCCATCAACGTTGGGAAGGTGTATCGGAGTGCCTCACATTCAATGTGCCATTTGTAGATGAATGGCAAAAGTAACAACGATATAAGGATGGTACGCAGAGTGATTTTTTCAGGGGTCGGTATACGTGTTTGTGGATTTAAAGGAGACATAGTAGGCGTTTAGCGATCCCTCCCCCGGTAGGTGCGGTTTCCCAACCGCACCGGTGTGGTGTGTTCTGGGAGAAATGTGAACCTTCTCCTTGTATTTTACGTTTATTCAGGTAAAAGTTCAAGAGAATCATTGTGAGCATTGGGGAGTGTTTGGTTATGAAAATTACACACGTTGAAGCGTTCGCGCTCCGATAC
This sequence is a window from Candidatus Poribacteria bacterium. Protein-coding genes within it:
- a CDS encoding aldo/keto reductase — protein: MEYVNFGKAGVKVSPLALGLGLRGQGDANEAQRLVEHAIDSGINFIDCANIYGLMDDRANIGRSEEVLGKAIQGKRDDVVITSKVFSQIGPGPNDQGLSRYHIMREVERSLKRINTDHIDIYLIHAPDETTPQEETVRAMDDLVRSGKVRYIGCCNHQAWQACKALWIADRINATPYMCLQNMYNLLNRDMETELFGLVREEGLGVMCYSPLAVGLLSGVYAPGEPPPAGTLWGTRLREEFAQRMSGETGRVILTLKRLAAELGKTPAQLAVAWVLSHPEVTVAISGSDTIEQLDDTLGGVGWELDPSVREELDEVSRSFVRLIAPPA
- a CDS encoding sodium:calcium antiporter, which encodes MEQWITELANGLPSLALFAIIAVTLYTLGKGADWLVDEAVILSTRWGLGKAVIGATIVSIGTTTPEAAVSVLSAIQGKPGLALGNAVGSIICDTGLILGLASLIAPLPLNRQLASRLSNVQVGAGILLVLGCFPWTSPAKVFTQGGILPQLVGVVFVILLALYIYQSIRWASAAGANPEIGEETEAEEASGVGTLLKLIGSIAIIVVSAQLLIPTVSVMAERIGVPKHIISATLVAFGTSLPELVTAITAVRRGHGELAVGNIIGADILNVLFVAGVSASATQGGLQADGQFFQFLFPAMLFILIVFRCGIFVSGDQLKRPFGIVLVATWLLVTILSYVLSVEMH